CGCCCGCTCATCCTCGGCGGCGTCCACATCCCGCACGACCGAGGGCTCGACGGCCATTCCGACGCCGACGTGCTCGTCCACGCGATCATCGATGCGCTCCTCGGCGCCGCTGCCCTCGGCGATATCGGCCAGCACTTCCCCGACACCGATGCCGAGTGGAAAGGGGCCGACAGCATGAAGCTGCTCGCGCACGTCCGGGGCCTCGTCCGCGAGGCAGGCTATAACGTCGGCAATGTGGACGCCGTCGTCGTCCTGCAACGGCCAAAGCTCCGTCCGCACATCGACGCGATGCGCGCGAATATCGCCGACGTACTCGGCGTCGAGATCGGTCAGGTGGCCGTGAAAGCGACGACGGGGGAGACGATGGGCTTCGTCGGGCGCGAAGAAGGAGCCGCCGTGCACGCCGTCTGCCTGCTGCTCGCCGATGGGTGAGCTCCTCGGCGATATCGTCACGTGGATGCAGGGGCTCTCGCCGGTGTGGATCTACGTCACCGTGTTCGGCGTCGCGTATCTCGAAAACGTCGTCCCGCCGATTCCCGGCGACATGATCGTCGTGTTCGGCGGTTACCTCGCCGGATTGGGGCAGGTCGGACTCGTCCCCGTCATCCTGCTCGCGACGGTCGCGGGCACGCTCGGATTCATGTCGATGTACGCGGTGGGGCGAACGGTCGGGGAGGCCGTGTTGGACCCGGATCGAATGCGGTGGATTCCGAAGCAGGCGGCGTGGAAGGTGCGCGCGTGGCTGCAGAAGTACGGCTACGGCGTCGTCGCGGCAAACCGATTTCTGAGCGGGGCGCGGGCCGTCATCTCGCTCATGGTCGGTGTCGCCCGGATGCCGGCGGGGCCGGTCGCGGTGTGGGCCGCGTTGAGCGCGGCGGTGTGGACCGGGATCATTGCCTACCTCGGTGCCGTGGTCGGAGACAACTGGGCCTTAGTCGGCGAGTGGCTGAAGCGGTATGGGCAAGGCGTCACCGTCGTGCTCGTCGTCGTGGCTGTGGTTTACGTCGGCCTG
This DNA window, taken from Rhodothermales bacterium, encodes the following:
- the ispF gene encoding 2-C-methyl-D-erythritol 2,4-cyclodiphosphate synthase; translated protein: MRIGIGYDVHRLAEGRPLILGGVHIPHDRGLDGHSDADVLVHAIIDALLGAAALGDIGQHFPDTDAEWKGADSMKLLAHVRGLVREAGYNVGNVDAVVVLQRPKLRPHIDAMRANIADVLGVEIGQVAVKATTGETMGFVGREEGAAVHAVCLLLADG
- a CDS encoding DedA family protein, translated to MGELLGDIVTWMQGLSPVWIYVTVFGVAYLENVVPPIPGDMIVVFGGYLAGLGQVGLVPVILLATVAGTLGFMSMYAVGRTVGEAVLDPDRMRWIPKQAAWKVRAWLQKYGYGVVAANRFLSGARAVISLMVGVARMPAGPVAVWAALSAAVWTGIIAYLGAVVGDNWALVGEWLKRYGQGVTVVLVVVAVVYVGLKAWQRRAGSQRNGEDPKTGISDAPES